A genomic window from Lasioglossum baleicum chromosome 7, iyLasBale1, whole genome shotgun sequence includes:
- the LOC143210542 gene encoding uncharacterized protein LOC143210542 isoform X2 has translation MRLYLILGLLYVCVNAEKKINLEDIEKDNLRAEGISKSGVARPEGTNYLTKPEISQQQYQLLSQYNRPPNAPVAYITPPAGQNIQETYVQPSKYVPKEQVYQQQNTVLPEQPPQYYTDYQQPPPPPREVAPNYYESQQLTYQPEVLVGNQMQTVQQKAASAKYAKTGNKETVYVDIPMMHLLTYYPNLEVNPGKTRGLLLPQLTTAGSEQISIPLYTTTLSQKPIVPVKPTYQIQYTTKHNAGAPTTFTTKPQKSTVYTSPVTPKKYTSAPLVNVAAYEQPDQSYAQGRQLLYTQAYLTPTQPQYVSQLVYAQPTTVYMHATPVYSDMFTRAPTYVQDNTLQSSIKYNTAPEQSEPDAPLSDELPNQVLAQQTSQSVSQNYVKDPEEPSENLVPPQLSAQEFKSGVTSLLPVPSQEDESVPVQNHVGPSQEPRSLLDSYVPSKLIAAQDSARYEERPIKLESGFLPSKENFLYKNLKTESS, from the exons ATG AGGCTGTATCTGATACTGGGCCTGCTGTACGTCTGCGTGAACGCGGAGAAGAAGATCAATTTGGAGGACATAGAGAAGGACAATTTAAGGGCGGAAGGGATATCGAAGTCGGGAGTCGCTCGGCCAGAAGGAACGAACTACTTGACGAAACCCGAGATTAGTCAGCAACAGTACCAACTATTGAGCCAATACAACAGGCCGCCTAATGCACCTGTTGCGTACATCACGCCTCCGGCAGGTCAAAAT ATCCAGGAGACCTATGTTCAACCTAGCAAATATGTTCCCAAGGAGCAGGTCTACCAACAACAAAACACCGTCTTGCCGGAACAACCTCCTCAATATTACACCGATTATCAACAACCTCCACCACCTCCCAGAGAAGTCGCGCCGAACTACTACGAATCGCAACAGCTCACCTACCAACCGGAAGTGCTAGTTGGTAATCAGATGCAGACCGTACAGCAGAAGGCAGCTTCAGCGAAGTACGCGAAAACTGGGAACAAAG AAACAGTGTACGTCGACATTCCCATGATGCACTTGCTGACCTATTACCCAAACTTGGAAGTAAATCCTGGTAAAACCAGAGGTCTGCTGCTGCCCCAATTGACTACGGCTGGGTCGGAGCAGATATCTATTCCTCTTTATACCACGACACTAAGCCAGAAACCGATTGTTCCAGTGAAGCCAACTTATCAGATCCAGTATACTACGAAACACAATGCTGGCGCTCCGACCACTTTCACTACCAAG CCCCAAAAGAGCACCGTTTACACATCTCCCGTTACTCCGAAGAAGTACACCAGTGCCCCGTTGGTAAACGTGGCAGCGTACGAGCAACCGGACCAATCATACGCCCAGGGAAGGCAACTCTTGTACACGCAAGCATACCTTACTCCAACCCAGCCGCAATACGTCTCCCAATTGGTCTACGCACAACCAACAACCGTTTATATGCACGCTACACCTGTGTACAGCGATATGTTCACTCGCGCACCTACCTATGTGCAAGACAACACACTGCAAAGCAGCATTAAGTACAACACAGCACCTGAACAATCAGAACCCGACGCACCGCTATCGGACGAACTGCCCAATCAGGTTCTGGCCCAGCAAACTAGCCAGAGTGTCTCTCAGAATTACGTCAAG GATCCGGAGGAGCCGAGCGAGAACTTGGTGCCACCCCAATTATCCGCGCAGGAATTCAAATCCGGCGTGACGTCGTTGCTGCCTGTTCCCTCGCAGGAGGACGAGTCCGTTCCGGTCCAAAATCACGTAGGTCCCTCTCAAGAACCAAGATCTCTGCTTGATTCGTACGTTCCGAGCAAATTAATTGCGGCCCAGGATTCAGCGAG ATACGAGGAGAGGCCGATCAAATTGGAGAGCGGCTTCCTTCCGTCGAAAGAGAATTTCCTGTACAAAAATCTGAAGACCGAGTCAAGTTAA
- the LOC143210542 gene encoding uncharacterized protein LOC143210542 isoform X1, with protein MQVHFFPVVAMRLYLILGLLYVCVNAEKKINLEDIEKDNLRAEGISKSGVARPEGTNYLTKPEISQQQYQLLSQYNRPPNAPVAYITPPAGQNIQETYVQPSKYVPKEQVYQQQNTVLPEQPPQYYTDYQQPPPPPREVAPNYYESQQLTYQPEVLVGNQMQTVQQKAASAKYAKTGNKETVYVDIPMMHLLTYYPNLEVNPGKTRGLLLPQLTTAGSEQISIPLYTTTLSQKPIVPVKPTYQIQYTTKHNAGAPTTFTTKPQKSTVYTSPVTPKKYTSAPLVNVAAYEQPDQSYAQGRQLLYTQAYLTPTQPQYVSQLVYAQPTTVYMHATPVYSDMFTRAPTYVQDNTLQSSIKYNTAPEQSEPDAPLSDELPNQVLAQQTSQSVSQNYVKDPEEPSENLVPPQLSAQEFKSGVTSLLPVPSQEDESVPVQNHVGPSQEPRSLLDSYVPSKLIAAQDSARYEERPIKLESGFLPSKENFLYKNLKTESS; from the exons ATGCAAgttcattttttcccagttgtcGCAATG AGGCTGTATCTGATACTGGGCCTGCTGTACGTCTGCGTGAACGCGGAGAAGAAGATCAATTTGGAGGACATAGAGAAGGACAATTTAAGGGCGGAAGGGATATCGAAGTCGGGAGTCGCTCGGCCAGAAGGAACGAACTACTTGACGAAACCCGAGATTAGTCAGCAACAGTACCAACTATTGAGCCAATACAACAGGCCGCCTAATGCACCTGTTGCGTACATCACGCCTCCGGCAGGTCAAAAT ATCCAGGAGACCTATGTTCAACCTAGCAAATATGTTCCCAAGGAGCAGGTCTACCAACAACAAAACACCGTCTTGCCGGAACAACCTCCTCAATATTACACCGATTATCAACAACCTCCACCACCTCCCAGAGAAGTCGCGCCGAACTACTACGAATCGCAACAGCTCACCTACCAACCGGAAGTGCTAGTTGGTAATCAGATGCAGACCGTACAGCAGAAGGCAGCTTCAGCGAAGTACGCGAAAACTGGGAACAAAG AAACAGTGTACGTCGACATTCCCATGATGCACTTGCTGACCTATTACCCAAACTTGGAAGTAAATCCTGGTAAAACCAGAGGTCTGCTGCTGCCCCAATTGACTACGGCTGGGTCGGAGCAGATATCTATTCCTCTTTATACCACGACACTAAGCCAGAAACCGATTGTTCCAGTGAAGCCAACTTATCAGATCCAGTATACTACGAAACACAATGCTGGCGCTCCGACCACTTTCACTACCAAG CCCCAAAAGAGCACCGTTTACACATCTCCCGTTACTCCGAAGAAGTACACCAGTGCCCCGTTGGTAAACGTGGCAGCGTACGAGCAACCGGACCAATCATACGCCCAGGGAAGGCAACTCTTGTACACGCAAGCATACCTTACTCCAACCCAGCCGCAATACGTCTCCCAATTGGTCTACGCACAACCAACAACCGTTTATATGCACGCTACACCTGTGTACAGCGATATGTTCACTCGCGCACCTACCTATGTGCAAGACAACACACTGCAAAGCAGCATTAAGTACAACACAGCACCTGAACAATCAGAACCCGACGCACCGCTATCGGACGAACTGCCCAATCAGGTTCTGGCCCAGCAAACTAGCCAGAGTGTCTCTCAGAATTACGTCAAG GATCCGGAGGAGCCGAGCGAGAACTTGGTGCCACCCCAATTATCCGCGCAGGAATTCAAATCCGGCGTGACGTCGTTGCTGCCTGTTCCCTCGCAGGAGGACGAGTCCGTTCCGGTCCAAAATCACGTAGGTCCCTCTCAAGAACCAAGATCTCTGCTTGATTCGTACGTTCCGAGCAAATTAATTGCGGCCCAGGATTCAGCGAG ATACGAGGAGAGGCCGATCAAATTGGAGAGCGGCTTCCTTCCGTCGAAAGAGAATTTCCTGTACAAAAATCTGAAGACCGAGTCAAGTTAA